A genomic window from Cutibacterium acnes includes:
- a CDS encoding phosphotransferase yields MKPSRVRWDQLPDSVHHRVAEILGSPVSVDHVQTHGTTPGVASRVVTADGSHAFVKIGHPAINEAIPSLNRREATLLSLLPDTAPAPRLLGRIDVDGWVGMVTSDIEGPHPDLPWSDEDIDTTLASLSRLTEVTADFHQQWEPFSARLQNTPSVWEQFMADTPTDLDPWLIERLPDLAGRVERLARHAYGDTVIHNAVRSDNVLLRTSGTVLVDWSHAVIGPAWVDAAGLIVDIIHTDPIDAPRWNRADDLVKRVAAEFSPSTHGGPAVEPIVDFLVAILGLSERECRNPDPAGMPQFREFQRERASRLRAWLWASEHLA; encoded by the coding sequence ATGAAACCATCACGAGTCCGCTGGGATCAACTGCCCGATTCGGTTCACCATCGAGTCGCCGAAATTCTGGGGTCCCCGGTCTCCGTCGATCACGTCCAGACCCACGGCACCACTCCTGGCGTGGCATCGCGAGTCGTCACCGCCGATGGTTCTCATGCCTTCGTCAAAATTGGCCATCCAGCCATCAATGAGGCCATCCCCAGCCTCAACCGTCGCGAAGCCACCCTGCTGTCGCTCCTCCCCGACACCGCGCCCGCCCCGCGCCTACTTGGTCGCATCGACGTCGATGGATGGGTAGGCATGGTCACCTCCGACATCGAGGGCCCCCACCCCGACCTGCCCTGGTCAGATGAGGACATCGACACCACCCTTGCTTCGCTGTCCCGGCTGACTGAAGTGACGGCCGATTTCCACCAGCAGTGGGAACCATTTTCGGCACGCCTGCAAAACACCCCCTCGGTGTGGGAACAGTTCATGGCCGACACCCCCACCGACCTCGACCCCTGGCTCATCGAGCGCCTACCCGACCTCGCCGGACGCGTCGAGCGGCTCGCCCGCCACGCTTACGGTGACACCGTTATCCATAACGCGGTTCGATCCGACAACGTGCTTTTGCGCACTAGCGGAACTGTTCTCGTTGATTGGTCCCATGCCGTGATCGGCCCGGCATGGGTCGACGCTGCAGGACTCATCGTCGACATCATTCACACCGATCCAATTGACGCCCCGCGATGGAATCGCGCCGATGACCTAGTTAAGCGCGTCGCGGCTGAGTTCTCCCCATCCACTCACGGCGGACCAGCAGTCGAACCTATCGTCGACTTTCTCGTCGCCATTTTGGGGCTCTCAGAACGCGAATGCCGCAATCCCGACCCCGCTGGAATGCCGCAATTCCGCGAGTTTCAGCGCGAGCGGGCAAGTCGATTACGCGCCTGGCTGTGGGCCTCCGAACACCTCGCGTAA
- a CDS encoding type IV secretion protein Rhs, translated as MSPDPLTPPAGALWANNPYDYANNNPLTLTDPLGTHPVTDDQLALLTHPIGTLAHYVANSVSTLVHHITDPISHWWATHKDRILSRDFLIGAGLVIGGIAVAATGVGGPLLAAAISGGLISGGFSASSQKYATGDVNWGTVSKEALIGFVVGGVGAGTTNLVGTQVLKHSDTAAAAITKFSVRDEVRFAQTGLKGILNANTAANNALKLAAKSGDLDALETMYIHHFAGSAASNFAASNTQYIMDTAMSHDKHFSASGLAQANGNAIFGVVLSARGNAMARPNISFNNGCFKRGPALLTDTMGVKQQFSTFGHELVRGAIADATTQEISTAMNGQDPHDFADGFSKKTAHTLGNAAHTSFPGLHTSI; from the coding sequence TTGTCTCCTGACCCGTTAACCCCGCCCGCCGGCGCGCTATGGGCCAACAACCCCTACGACTACGCCAACAACAACCCCCTCACCCTCACCGATCCTCTCGGGACCCACCCCGTCACCGACGACCAACTGGCACTCCTCACCCACCCCATCGGCACACTCGCACACTACGTCGCCAACTCCGTCAGCACACTCGTGCATCACATCACCGATCCGATCAGCCACTGGTGGGCCACCCACAAAGACCGGATCCTCTCCCGGGACTTCCTGATCGGTGCCGGCCTCGTCATCGGCGGTATCGCCGTAGCGGCCACGGGCGTAGGAGGACCCCTCCTAGCCGCGGCCATTTCCGGGGGACTCATCTCAGGCGGCTTTTCCGCTAGCTCCCAGAAATACGCAACCGGGGATGTAAATTGGGGAACAGTCAGCAAAGAAGCCCTCATCGGGTTTGTCGTGGGAGGTGTCGGGGCAGGCACCACCAACCTTGTTGGCACCCAGGTTTTGAAACACTCCGACACCGCCGCAGCAGCCATCACCAAGTTCAGCGTTCGCGATGAGGTGAGATTCGCCCAGACCGGGCTGAAGGGAATACTCAACGCCAACACTGCCGCCAACAACGCTCTGAAGCTGGCCGCCAAGAGTGGGGATCTCGATGCGCTCGAAACCATGTACATACATCACTTCGCGGGTTCGGCAGCATCCAATTTCGCCGCCTCCAACACGCAATACATCATGGATACTGCCATGTCTCATGATAAGCATTTCAGTGCGAGCGGTCTGGCTCAGGCCAATGGCAACGCTATCTTCGGGGTGGTCTTGTCAGCACGAGGGAACGCAATGGCGCGGCCAAACATCAGTTTCAATAATGGCTGCTTCAAGCGCGGGCCCGCGCTGCTGACGGATACGATGGGGGTGAAGCAGCAGTTTTCCACGTTTGGCCACGAGCTAGTGAGGGGCGCGATTGCCGACGCCACCACCCAGGAAATCTCCACCGCTATGAATGGCCAGGATCCCCATGATTTTGCTGATGGTTTCAGCAAGAAGACAGCCCACACCCTAGGAAACGCAGCCCACACCAGCTTCCCTGGGCTACACACCTCCATATAA